One Sulfoacidibacillus ferrooxidans DNA window includes the following coding sequences:
- the mtnA gene encoding S-methyl-5-thioribose-1-phosphate isomerase: MNSSFRTIVFDGEKLQLIDQTKLPAELCYLVVNDEQDAFQAIRSMKVRGAPAIGMTAAYGLYLGLRKHAHKDHEVFYKELYVQSVYLKSARPTAVNLAWAVDRMVAVAQRHPNDLVATTLERLKSEAESIQDEDERACRAMGVHLLEFIKEDMGILTHCNTGALATSQYGTALAGFYVAHEEGITIHVYADETRPVLQGARLTAWELQRAGIDVTLICDNMAATVMAQGKIQAVMVGADRIAANGDTANKIGTHQVAILAKHFHIPFYVVAPWSTIDPKTQSGLDIPIEERSAQEVIEWGGIQTAPKDIHVYNPAFDVTPHELITAIVTEKGTYHPPFKFL, encoded by the coding sequence ATGAATTCTAGCTTTCGGACGATTGTGTTTGATGGAGAGAAACTCCAGTTAATTGACCAAACAAAATTGCCAGCAGAACTTTGTTATCTTGTGGTTAACGATGAGCAAGATGCATTTCAAGCTATTCGATCGATGAAAGTGCGGGGGGCCCCGGCGATTGGAATGACGGCAGCATATGGACTGTATTTAGGGCTTAGAAAACACGCACATAAAGATCATGAAGTATTTTATAAAGAGTTGTATGTACAATCAGTATATTTGAAGAGTGCTCGTCCGACGGCAGTTAACTTAGCATGGGCTGTGGACCGTATGGTTGCTGTTGCACAAAGACATCCCAATGATTTGGTTGCTACGACGTTAGAACGGTTGAAGAGCGAGGCTGAGTCCATTCAGGATGAAGATGAGCGTGCATGTAGGGCGATGGGCGTACATTTGCTTGAATTTATAAAGGAAGACATGGGAATCCTTACACATTGCAATACTGGCGCACTTGCTACAAGTCAATACGGGACGGCGCTTGCGGGATTTTATGTGGCACATGAAGAAGGAATTACCATTCATGTATACGCTGATGAGACGCGGCCTGTATTACAAGGTGCACGGTTAACTGCATGGGAATTGCAAAGAGCTGGTATTGATGTCACGTTAATCTGTGACAATATGGCAGCTACAGTTATGGCTCAAGGGAAGATTCAGGCCGTGATGGTTGGGGCCGATCGAATAGCTGCAAATGGAGATACAGCAAATAAAATTGGAACACATCAGGTGGCTATCTTGGCTAAACATTTTCACATTCCATTCTATGTGGTCGCGCCATGGTCAACGATTGATCCGAAAACTCAATCGGGTTTAGATATTCCGATAGAAGAGCGCTCAGCACAAGAGGTCATTGAGTGGGGAGGAATACAGACTGCGCCCAAAGATATACATGTATACAACCCAGCGTTCGATGTTACACCGCACGAATTGATTACAGCCATCGTTACTGAAAAAGGAACGTATCATCCTCCTTTTAAGTTCTTGTAA
- a CDS encoding electron transfer flavoprotein subunit alpha/FixB family protein translates to MPEKDWSDYRGILIVVEQRNGIAKKVSWQLLGEGRRLADKLNTHLSALVIGSNVSALAKEAIYRGADQVYLCDSEELKDYRTRPYSKVCLTVIGQYKPEIVLMGATYTGRDLAGAIATHLPTGLTADCTQLDVDEQRLLLASRPAFSEKMLATILCKQFKPQMATARSGVFLALPLDPTRDGDIIPIASQMKEDEIVTRVLDFLEQNDYVSLEDQEIIVAGGRGLGGPEAFALLQNLADALGGVVGASRAAVDAGWITHDHQVGQTGSTVRPKLYFAIGISGAVQHVVGMQNADMIVAINRDPNAPIFKVAHLGIVGDLFTLVPALCTAIKAQKDGQESVGIAL, encoded by the coding sequence ATGCCAGAAAAAGATTGGTCTGATTATCGTGGGATTCTTATTGTTGTGGAGCAACGAAATGGCATAGCTAAAAAAGTTTCATGGCAACTACTTGGCGAGGGACGTCGCCTTGCTGATAAATTAAATACACATCTTTCGGCACTTGTGATTGGCTCAAACGTATCTGCACTTGCCAAGGAAGCCATTTATCGGGGTGCCGATCAAGTGTACTTGTGCGATTCAGAAGAGTTAAAAGATTACCGCACTCGACCATATAGCAAAGTTTGCCTGACTGTTATTGGCCAGTATAAGCCAGAAATTGTTTTAATGGGTGCAACATATACGGGAAGGGATTTGGCGGGTGCCATTGCAACACACTTACCGACAGGTTTAACAGCTGACTGTACTCAGCTAGATGTTGATGAGCAGCGATTACTGCTTGCCAGTCGACCGGCATTTTCAGAGAAGATGTTAGCCACGATTCTGTGTAAACAGTTTAAGCCTCAGATGGCTACTGCTCGTTCTGGCGTGTTTCTTGCATTGCCACTTGATCCAACAAGAGACGGTGACATTATTCCAATTGCTTCACAGATGAAAGAAGATGAAATTGTAACTAGAGTGCTGGACTTTTTGGAACAAAATGATTACGTTAGTCTGGAAGATCAGGAGATTATTGTTGCAGGAGGAAGAGGGCTTGGTGGACCAGAGGCATTCGCATTGCTTCAGAATCTTGCCGATGCTCTCGGGGGTGTGGTCGGTGCTTCTCGAGCGGCGGTAGATGCAGGTTGGATTACACATGATCATCAAGTTGGCCAGACAGGTTCAACGGTGCGTCCTAAGTTGTACTTTGCCATTGGGATCTCTGGTGCAGTTCAACATGTAGTCGGTATGCAAAACGCAGATATGATCGTAGCGATCAATCGCGATCCAAACGCCCCTATTTTTAAAGTTGCCCATTTGGGGATTGTGGGTGATTTATTCACACTTGTACCTGCCTTATGTACAGCGATTAAGGCGCAGAAGGATGGTCAAGAATCTGTCGGGATTGCTCTGTAA
- a CDS encoding FAD-dependent oxidoreductase: MVATEHFDAIIVGAGPAGSAAAYIMAKAGLNVVLIERGEFPGAKNIFGGVIYRKQLEDIIPEFWKEAPLERQVIEQRLWILSDQAGVTIGHRNEAFKEPNNCWTGLRVKFDQWFATKAEQAGSLNIYETVVIDVIREGEKVVGVRTDRDQGDLYANVVVVADGVNSLLGKALGVHREWSPNEVSLAVKEVIAMPKEKIMDRFNLEGNEGVTTEFVGNTMGMAGLGFLYTNQDTLSFGVGVMVSDLKKKRVKPYELLEGVKQHPMLRRLLQGGETKEYAGHLIPEGGFHSIPPLSGDGWMICGDAAQLVNFVHREGTNLAMTSGRFAAEAIIEAHETGDFSRVGLAGYDRRVKESFVHKDLKKYKGLHHFLSDSDPSLTFDKLPKALNEAAYQMLLVDGVPKSDKQKIAMRGVTQAAGGLMNMVKLGAQGWRAMNG; this comes from the coding sequence ATGGTGGCGACAGAACATTTTGATGCAATTATTGTAGGTGCCGGTCCAGCGGGTAGTGCAGCCGCATATATCATGGCAAAGGCAGGGCTAAACGTTGTCTTAATTGAACGAGGAGAATTTCCAGGAGCAAAAAATATATTTGGTGGAGTCATTTATCGCAAGCAGTTAGAAGACATCATTCCAGAATTTTGGAAGGAGGCACCGCTTGAGCGTCAAGTCATTGAACAGAGGTTGTGGATCTTGAGTGACCAAGCGGGTGTCACTATAGGACACAGAAACGAAGCATTTAAGGAACCAAATAACTGCTGGACAGGACTGAGAGTCAAGTTTGATCAGTGGTTTGCTACAAAAGCTGAGCAGGCAGGATCGCTCAATATCTACGAAACGGTAGTCATCGATGTAATTCGCGAAGGGGAGAAAGTAGTCGGTGTACGCACGGATCGCGATCAAGGTGATCTCTATGCGAATGTTGTAGTCGTAGCAGATGGTGTAAATTCATTGCTAGGTAAAGCGCTAGGCGTCCATAGGGAATGGTCGCCAAATGAAGTTTCGCTTGCAGTGAAAGAAGTGATTGCTATGCCTAAAGAGAAGATTATGGATCGCTTTAATCTTGAGGGCAATGAAGGCGTTACAACAGAATTTGTCGGCAATACCATGGGGATGGCGGGATTAGGCTTTCTTTATACGAATCAAGATACATTATCTTTTGGTGTTGGTGTGATGGTTAGTGATCTCAAGAAAAAACGAGTAAAACCGTATGAACTTTTAGAAGGTGTTAAGCAGCATCCGATGTTGCGCAGGTTACTACAAGGTGGAGAAACAAAAGAATACGCTGGTCATCTTATTCCTGAAGGTGGATTTCATTCCATTCCCCCTTTGTCTGGGGATGGTTGGATGATCTGTGGTGATGCAGCTCAGTTAGTCAACTTTGTTCATCGCGAAGGAACAAATCTTGCGATGACATCAGGTAGATTTGCTGCAGAGGCGATCATAGAAGCGCATGAGACGGGGGATTTTTCACGTGTTGGCCTTGCTGGTTATGATCGACGAGTAAAGGAATCGTTTGTTCATAAAGACTTGAAAAAATACAAGGGATTACATCATTTTCTGAGTGATTCTGATCCTTCATTGACCTTTGATAAACTTCCAAAGGCACTCAATGAAGCAGCATATCAAATGCTTTTAGTGGATGGAGTTCCAAAGTCTGATAAACAGAAAATAGCGATGCGAGGAGTAACTCAAGCTGCTGGAGGATTGATGAATATGGTCAAACTAGGAGCGCAAGGGTGGAGGGCGATGAACGGATGA
- a CDS encoding 1,4-dihydroxy-2-naphthoate polyprenyltransferase, protein MFSHWFGILWRLMRPPTLTASLTPVLVGTGLALQHTPLRTGLFIAMLVAALLIQAAANMINEYADFKRGLDTKEMVGISGTIVRDGVAPKTVLTIFFITIAISLLLGVYIAMSTSIWVAVTGILSMVFMYLYSSGPRPISYTPFGEITAGVLMGPIIVLISYFIQAGTLSITAAVASIPIGLLIGAILLANNIRDLEHDRPGGRKTLPVILGRTRAITLLNSVFIISYLILVILVITKTLTPFSLVALLAYPFSARIRSMFTQAKNSTQLQSAFKATSLTLIRFGFLLFIGLIVGASFK, encoded by the coding sequence ATGTTCTCTCATTGGTTCGGAATTTTATGGCGATTAATGCGCCCCCCCACTCTTACAGCCTCGCTGACACCTGTCCTTGTTGGAACAGGTCTTGCATTACAACACACTCCGCTTCGAACAGGACTTTTTATTGCGATGCTTGTCGCAGCCCTTCTCATTCAAGCTGCAGCCAACATGATTAACGAATACGCTGATTTTAAACGCGGCCTAGATACAAAAGAAATGGTTGGCATTTCAGGAACGATCGTACGCGATGGTGTTGCACCCAAAACAGTACTCACTATATTTTTTATTACTATCGCTATTTCGCTCCTCCTTGGTGTCTATATCGCAATGTCCACATCCATATGGGTAGCAGTAACGGGTATCCTTAGTATGGTCTTTATGTATCTCTACTCAAGTGGCCCACGCCCTATTTCATATACGCCATTTGGTGAAATTACCGCAGGGGTATTGATGGGTCCTATCATTGTCTTAATTAGCTATTTTATACAAGCTGGCACACTCTCCATCACAGCAGCCGTTGCATCCATTCCCATCGGCCTTCTCATTGGAGCCATTCTTCTTGCCAATAATATACGCGATCTTGAGCATGATCGTCCCGGTGGACGCAAGACGCTCCCTGTGATTCTTGGACGCACACGTGCCATCACACTGTTGAACTCGGTATTCATCATCTCCTATCTCATACTTGTTATTCTCGTCATCACAAAGACGCTTACCCCGTTTAGTTTAGTAGCATTACTGGCTTATCCATTTAGCGCACGAATTAGAAGCATGTTTACACAAGCAAAAAATTCCACGCAATTGCAGAGTGCATTTAAAGCCACATCCCTTACCTTAATACGATTTGGGTTTCTCCTATTCATCGGACTTATCGTTGGTGCTTCATTCAAATAA
- a CDS encoding electron transfer flavoprotein subunit beta/FixA family protein, whose amino-acid sequence MHIVVCIKQVPDSREIRIDPNTNTLIRQGVPAIVNYYDLHGVEEALRFKDSHGARVTIISMGPPSAEKSLRQCIAMGADEAVLVSDRAFAGADTLATSYVIALTVQKVAQVYGPVDLVFCGKQTLDGDTGQVGPGVACRLDYDQLTYVEKVIDIDEINRVVTVHRHLEDGVEVVETRLPALITVLTELNKPRRASLPGVLRAARYQPIVWSTSDFPDLDRSKIGLKGSPTIVSKTWVPEPRQISTEMIDGVSPEAIAADIAKRLWQSETATRLGWS is encoded by the coding sequence ATGCATATTGTCGTGTGTATTAAACAGGTCCCTGATAGTCGTGAGATTCGCATTGATCCAAACACTAATACATTGATCAGGCAAGGTGTTCCAGCTATTGTTAATTATTATGATTTGCATGGAGTAGAAGAAGCATTGCGATTTAAGGATTCACATGGAGCTAGAGTGACTATTATTTCGATGGGACCCCCGTCTGCTGAGAAATCTTTACGACAATGTATTGCCATGGGGGCTGATGAAGCTGTCCTTGTAAGTGATCGTGCTTTTGCTGGTGCAGATACCTTAGCTACGTCATATGTGATAGCGCTTACAGTACAAAAGGTGGCGCAAGTTTATGGGCCAGTTGATCTTGTTTTTTGTGGGAAACAGACATTAGATGGGGATACCGGTCAAGTTGGTCCGGGTGTTGCTTGTCGCCTGGATTATGATCAGTTAACTTATGTAGAAAAAGTTATTGATATTGATGAAATAAATCGTGTGGTGACAGTACATCGGCATCTTGAAGATGGTGTCGAAGTCGTGGAGACTCGACTGCCTGCACTCATTACTGTGTTAACGGAATTAAATAAACCACGCCGTGCGAGTTTGCCTGGGGTGTTGAGGGCTGCGCGGTATCAACCCATTGTTTGGTCTACCAGTGATTTTCCTGATCTTGATCGCTCAAAGATTGGTTTGAAAGGATCGCCTACTATTGTTTCTAAAACATGGGTGCCAGAGCCACGTCAAATTAGTACAGAGATGATCGATGGTGTATCTCCAGAGGCCATTGCTGCCGATATAGCAAAACGCTTGTGGCAAAGCGAGACGGCGACACGTCTCGGATGGTCCTAG
- the menB gene encoding 1,4-dihydroxy-2-naphthoyl-CoA synthase: protein MMITWEKVYDYEDIIYEKAEGIAKITINRPEVRNAFRPKTVAELSDAFNRVRDDSEIGAVIFTGQGDKAFCSGGDQRVRGQGGYVGEDEIPRLNVLDLQRQIRTLPKAVIAAVAGYAIGGGHVLHLVCDLTIAADNAVFGQTGPRVGSFDAGYGTGLMARTVGTKRAKEIWFLCRQYSAQEAFDMGLVNKVVPLASLEEEAVDWAREILAKSPMAIRFLKASFNVDTDGLAGLQQMAGDATMMYYMTEEAHEGKNAFLEKRTPDFGKFPRLP, encoded by the coding sequence ATGATGATAACATGGGAAAAAGTTTATGACTACGAGGATATTATTTATGAAAAAGCAGAGGGTATCGCAAAGATAACAATTAATCGTCCAGAGGTTCGCAATGCATTTCGGCCAAAGACAGTCGCCGAACTTAGTGATGCCTTTAATAGGGTGCGTGATGACTCTGAGATTGGGGCGGTTATTTTTACAGGACAGGGAGATAAAGCGTTTTGTTCTGGGGGAGATCAACGTGTTCGCGGACAAGGCGGGTATGTAGGTGAAGATGAAATACCGCGGCTCAATGTGCTTGATTTGCAACGACAAATTCGTACACTTCCAAAGGCAGTTATCGCTGCTGTGGCAGGATATGCGATAGGCGGAGGACACGTATTGCATTTAGTGTGCGACTTAACGATCGCGGCTGACAATGCTGTATTTGGACAAACAGGGCCACGCGTTGGGAGTTTTGATGCTGGTTATGGAACAGGACTTATGGCACGGACAGTTGGCACAAAGCGGGCTAAAGAGATCTGGTTTTTATGTCGCCAGTATTCAGCGCAAGAAGCGTTTGACATGGGACTTGTTAATAAAGTTGTACCACTTGCTTCACTAGAGGAAGAAGCAGTTGATTGGGCGCGTGAGATTCTAGCGAAGAGTCCGATGGCCATTCGGTTTTTAAAAGCATCCTTCAACGTGGATACAGATGGGCTAGCAGGGTTACAACAAATGGCTGGCGATGCAACCATGATGTATTACATGACAGAAGAAGCGCATGAGGGTAAAAATGCATTTTTAGAGAAACGCACGCCTGATTTCGGGAAATTCCCTCGACTTCCCTAA
- a CDS encoding HD-GYP domain-containing protein, with protein MARKISTALLQEGMLLGRTLYDKTGRILLQQGQSIKSTYIEKIKQQFPYIYIDDELSEGITYEAIVSEETRAQVIHTISERWNFWKSEGSSFDRIALGQQFTKDLRAHVGTLVEVLENTTIIREDLAAVASYDQGTYVHSMNVAIYSLILGHALGMTHAMLLDLGTGAMLHDIGKLWVPESVLNKTDKLTKPEWEIMKSHATWGHQALSRQHELSYLVAHCAYQHHERIDGSGYPRGLKGDQVHIFGKIIAVADVYDAMVMHRSYRAGMVPAQVMEYLFSQAGIAFDLDLVSIFSKRVALYPLGTSVTLSDGRSGIVVSIYDQIPLRPVVRIVQDELKEGALQEDVDLTKQLNLTIAQSENAAVIDLID; from the coding sequence TTGGCTAGAAAGATTTCAACAGCCCTGTTGCAAGAGGGAATGTTGCTGGGACGAACTTTGTATGATAAGACAGGGCGCATTTTACTGCAGCAGGGGCAATCCATTAAGAGTACATATATTGAAAAAATTAAACAACAATTCCCGTACATATACATAGATGATGAATTATCTGAAGGGATCACTTATGAAGCGATAGTTTCAGAGGAAACAAGAGCACAGGTGATTCACACGATTTCTGAGAGATGGAACTTTTGGAAAAGTGAAGGAAGTTCATTTGATCGTATTGCGCTTGGCCAGCAGTTTACAAAGGATTTGCGAGCACATGTAGGAACGTTAGTGGAAGTACTCGAGAATACAACAATCATTCGTGAAGATCTGGCTGCTGTGGCAAGCTATGATCAAGGGACATATGTGCATTCGATGAATGTTGCCATTTATAGTTTGATTTTAGGACATGCATTAGGCATGACACACGCAATGTTACTTGATTTGGGAACAGGTGCGATGTTACACGATATAGGGAAGTTGTGGGTTCCTGAAAGCGTCTTAAATAAGACGGATAAACTAACTAAACCAGAGTGGGAGATCATGAAAAGCCATGCGACATGGGGACATCAGGCACTGAGTCGACAACATGAGCTATCTTATCTTGTGGCACATTGTGCATATCAGCACCATGAGCGGATAGATGGGAGCGGGTACCCTCGGGGATTAAAAGGTGATCAAGTTCATATTTTTGGTAAAATTATAGCGGTTGCTGATGTTTATGATGCGATGGTCATGCATCGCTCATATCGAGCGGGTATGGTCCCTGCACAAGTGATGGAGTATTTGTTTAGTCAAGCTGGAATTGCATTTGATCTTGATTTAGTCTCTATTTTTAGCAAACGGGTTGCACTATACCCACTGGGAACGAGTGTTACGTTGAGTGATGGGAGAAGCGGTATTGTTGTGTCAATCTATGATCAAATCCCATTGCGGCCAGTTGTTCGTATTGTTCAAGACGAGTTAAAAGAAGGTGCATTACAAGAGGATGTAGACTTGACAAAACAATTGAATCTTACCATTGCGCAATCAGAAAATGCTGCAGTTATAGATTTGATTGATTAA
- a CDS encoding ferredoxin family protein: MSSIAEKLYTIRYKVDETSHLIIKDQDVCLHCETKECQDFCPADVYHWMDKESMTSVAFENCIECGTCRIGCPTYNIEWVYPKGGHGITYKFG; this comes from the coding sequence ATGAGCTCTATTGCAGAAAAATTATACACGATTCGCTATAAGGTAGATGAAACATCACATCTCATTATTAAGGATCAAGATGTGTGTTTGCATTGCGAGACAAAGGAGTGTCAAGATTTTTGCCCAGCAGATGTTTACCATTGGATGGACAAAGAGTCAATGACAAGTGTTGCATTTGAGAATTGCATTGAGTGTGGAACGTGCCGCATTGGTTGTCCAACGTATAACATTGAGTGGGTTTATCCTAAAGGTGGTCATGGTATTACTTACAAGTTTGGATAA
- the trxB gene encoding thioredoxin-disulfide reductase, producing MILGTGPAGLTAAIYAARANLEPFVIEGNEPGGQLTLTTEIENFPGFEEGIMGPTLMDQMRRQAQRFGAKFYTGYVTDVDLSKRPFTVTVNGEEKFEAEALIISTGASAKLLGIDGETEMIGHGVSTCATCDGFFFRGKRIIVVGGGDSAMEEATFLTKFASEVTIVHRRDSLRASKVMQDRARQNPKIKWALNSAPQAVVTDGKKVTGLSVKDSTTGEERVIETEGIFVAIGHSPNTAFLNGQLDANAVGYINTNGVTTETNVVGVFACGDVADSHYRQAITAAGSGCKAAMDVEKFLEGSSVQDWATTAQS from the coding sequence ATGATATTAGGGACTGGACCTGCGGGACTCACAGCGGCTATTTATGCGGCGCGTGCTAATTTAGAGCCTTTTGTAATTGAAGGCAATGAACCTGGTGGACAATTGACCTTAACAACAGAAATTGAAAACTTTCCAGGTTTTGAAGAAGGAATTATGGGACCTACTTTGATGGATCAGATGAGGAGACAAGCACAGCGTTTTGGTGCGAAATTCTATACTGGGTATGTTACAGATGTTGATTTAAGCAAACGGCCCTTTACAGTTACCGTAAATGGTGAGGAGAAGTTTGAGGCTGAAGCCTTGATTATTTCAACAGGTGCATCGGCTAAACTGCTTGGAATCGATGGAGAAACAGAGATGATTGGACACGGAGTGTCTACTTGCGCTACCTGTGATGGGTTTTTCTTTCGGGGTAAGCGAATTATTGTAGTTGGTGGCGGAGATTCTGCGATGGAAGAGGCGACTTTTCTAACCAAGTTTGCTTCTGAAGTAACGATTGTTCATCGTCGTGATTCACTACGTGCATCAAAAGTCATGCAAGATCGAGCTCGTCAAAATCCTAAAATTAAGTGGGCTTTAAACTCAGCGCCACAAGCAGTCGTAACTGATGGCAAAAAAGTTACAGGTCTTTCTGTTAAAGATTCTACGACAGGAGAAGAGCGTGTCATTGAAACAGAAGGAATTTTTGTAGCCATTGGACATTCACCAAATACAGCATTCTTAAATGGTCAATTGGATGCTAATGCGGTAGGTTATATTAACACTAATGGCGTTACTACTGAGACAAATGTTGTTGGCGTTTTTGCATGTGGAGATGTAGCAGATTCTCATTATCGCCAAGCAATTACTGCAGCTGGATCAGGTTGTAAAGCAGCTATGGATGTAGAAAAGTTTCTTGAGGGATCAAGCGTTCAGGACTGGGCAACTACAGCGCAATCGTAA
- the aceA gene encoding isocitrate lyase — protein sequence MLQKLVANLEKNWDEQPRWRGITRTYSAEDVMRLRGSLSIEHTLARKGAEKLWHLLHTEEYIPALGALTGNQAVQQVRAGLKAIYLSGWQVAADANLSGQMYPDQSLYPANSVPHVVKRINQALQRADQIDWQEGRSETDWFVPIVADGEAGFGGPLNVFELTKSMIESGAAAVHFEDQLASEKKCGHMGGKVLIPTAQAVRNLIAARLAADVMDVPTLIVARTDANGAFLITSDVDPRDQEFITGERTVEGFFRLRGGIDAAIARGLAYAPYADLIWCETSEPNLDEAKKFADAIHREFPGKLLAYNCSPSFNWRKKLDEETIATFQQQIGAMGYKFQFVTLAGFHALNHSMFELARTYKENGMAAYSKLQQAEFDSEVYGYTATRHQREVGTGYFDEVSQAISGGISSTTALHGSTEEEQFVANEA from the coding sequence ATGTTACAAAAATTAGTGGCGAATTTAGAGAAAAATTGGGATGAGCAACCGAGATGGCGAGGGATTACAAGAACATATTCTGCTGAGGACGTGATGCGCTTGCGCGGATCACTATCCATCGAACACACTTTAGCACGTAAGGGTGCTGAAAAATTGTGGCATCTGTTGCATACAGAAGAGTACATTCCTGCACTCGGTGCACTTACAGGAAACCAAGCAGTACAACAAGTACGCGCAGGATTAAAAGCGATCTATCTCAGTGGATGGCAAGTCGCAGCAGACGCAAACCTTTCAGGACAGATGTATCCAGATCAGAGTCTATACCCAGCGAACAGTGTTCCTCATGTTGTCAAACGTATTAACCAAGCATTGCAACGTGCTGACCAGATTGATTGGCAAGAAGGACGATCTGAAACAGACTGGTTTGTACCAATCGTTGCAGATGGTGAAGCAGGATTTGGCGGTCCATTAAACGTCTTTGAATTAACGAAATCAATGATTGAATCTGGTGCTGCAGCTGTACATTTTGAAGATCAACTCGCATCTGAAAAGAAATGCGGTCACATGGGTGGAAAAGTGTTAATCCCTACTGCACAAGCCGTTCGTAACCTTATCGCAGCACGTTTAGCAGCAGATGTTATGGATGTTCCTACTCTGATTGTGGCTCGCACAGATGCCAATGGCGCATTCCTTATCACGAGTGATGTCGACCCAAGAGATCAGGAGTTTATTACTGGGGAGCGTACAGTAGAAGGATTTTTCCGATTGCGCGGTGGGATTGATGCAGCGATCGCACGTGGATTGGCCTATGCCCCATATGCTGATCTCATTTGGTGTGAAACCTCTGAGCCAAACTTAGATGAAGCCAAAAAGTTTGCAGATGCGATTCACCGCGAATTCCCTGGCAAGTTACTTGCCTACAACTGCTCACCTTCTTTTAACTGGAGAAAAAAATTAGATGAAGAAACTATCGCGACATTCCAACAGCAAATTGGCGCCATGGGATATAAATTTCAATTTGTAACACTTGCTGGTTTCCATGCACTCAATCACAGCATGTTTGAATTGGCCCGAACATACAAAGAAAATGGTATGGCTGCTTACTCAAAACTACAACAGGCGGAATTTGATAGTGAAGTATACGGTTACACTGCCACACGTCATCAACGAGAAGTAGGCACTGGGTATTTTGATGAAGTTTCGCAAGCCATTTCTGGTGGTATTTCTTCAACTACAGCATTGCATGGTTCTACAGAAGAAGAGCAATTTGTTGCAAATGAAGCCTAG